In Fodinibius saliphilus, a genomic segment contains:
- a CDS encoding outer membrane protein assembly factor BamD, whose protein sequence is MKNTSTIIIKSSIVLLMFVLLSSCKNQQFIQRGDTLPVAYKKAMRLFQSEKYSDAANAFETIIQLGRGTDYGKKAQYYLGESYFEGERYLLAASEYERYVSLFPRSEDRQSAQFKEAYSYYKLSPRYKLDQSYTRKAIEKFRLYNSRYQSSEKRQEAAQYITEMRAKLAKKLYHAADLYMRIDDYDAAITYYDLTIDKYPESTWAQRSLVDKIKAYNTFAGRSILSKQKERYQKAVSAYETFIQLFPNGEYRSEADEYVDEARAALAELTVETNEGNTTPAGDTGSGY, encoded by the coding sequence ATGAAGAATACTTCTACTATTATTATAAAAAGCTCAATTGTATTGCTAATGTTCGTACTGTTGTCGTCTTGCAAGAACCAACAGTTTATACAGCGTGGTGATACTTTACCTGTTGCTTATAAAAAAGCGATGCGATTATTCCAATCTGAAAAATATTCAGATGCAGCTAATGCCTTTGAAACAATTATTCAATTGGGAAGAGGTACAGATTATGGAAAGAAAGCCCAATATTATTTGGGTGAGTCATACTTTGAAGGTGAACGCTACTTACTAGCGGCTTCTGAGTATGAACGCTATGTTTCGCTGTTTCCTCGTTCAGAAGACCGGCAAAGTGCACAATTTAAAGAAGCCTACAGTTACTATAAATTGAGCCCGCGTTATAAGCTGGATCAAAGTTATACCCGAAAAGCTATCGAGAAATTCCGACTCTATAATTCACGGTATCAAAGTTCTGAAAAACGCCAAGAAGCTGCCCAATATATTACAGAGATGCGGGCAAAATTGGCTAAAAAACTCTATCATGCTGCTGATCTTTATATGCGGATAGATGATTATGATGCAGCTATAACATATTACGATCTTACCATTGACAAGTACCCGGAATCTACGTGGGCACAACGTTCTTTAGTTGATAAGATTAAAGCATATAATACTTTTGCTGGGAGAAGTATCTTATCTAAACAGAAGGAGCGTTATCAGAAAGCGGTTTCTGCTTATGAAACGTTTATTCAGCTTTTCCCTAATGGCGAATATCGCAGTGAGGCCGATGAGTATGTTGATGAAGCACGAGCTGCACTTGCAGAGCTGACAGTGGAAACAAATGAAGGGAACACAACCCCTGCCGGAGACACAGGAAGCGGTTATTAG
- the nadD gene encoding nicotinate (nicotinamide) nucleotide adenylyltransferase yields MTNEKQTVGLFGGSFDPVHNGHLSIAQSFLNSEFISSLWVLLTPNPPHKEDQSLTSYELRLEMLKFAFEDWDDVTISDIESKLPIPSYTIQTVQYFSKQFPDKEFYLCIGEDSAHHFKSWYQWRKILQYCDLLVAHRPSDKILKLEPEVARNAHIIDHDPINISSTEIRELIKNEGDISDLVPSRVQDFINKNNPY; encoded by the coding sequence ATGACGAATGAAAAGCAAACGGTTGGGTTATTTGGGGGCAGTTTTGATCCCGTTCATAACGGACACTTATCAATTGCCCAATCGTTTTTAAATTCAGAGTTTATCTCATCACTTTGGGTGTTACTAACTCCTAATCCCCCCCACAAAGAGGACCAATCATTAACAAGCTATGAACTTCGACTTGAGATGTTGAAGTTTGCTTTTGAGGACTGGGATGATGTTACCATATCTGATATTGAAAGCAAACTACCCATCCCTTCTTATACTATTCAAACGGTACAGTATTTTTCTAAACAGTTTCCAGATAAAGAATTTTACCTCTGTATCGGCGAAGATTCCGCCCATCATTTTAAATCATGGTATCAATGGCGTAAAATATTGCAATATTGTGATCTGTTAGTTGCCCACAGACCTTCAGACAAAATATTGAAACTGGAGCCCGAGGTTGCCAGGAATGCTCATATTATAGATCATGATCCCATTAATATATCTTCAACTGAAATCAGAGAATTAATTAAGAATGAGGGTGATATTTCTGACCTGGTACCATCCCGGGTTCAGGATTTTATCAATAAAAATAATCCCTATTAA
- a CDS encoding S66 peptidase family protein — translation MDRKGFLRLVGISSLAPVLSSAGIMAHSSVKQGIIKPKRLGKGDTIGLISPSSRLPEKKLYNKIVKQIKKLGYRVKEGMNARNQYGYLGGTDDERVADLNAMFADDSIDAVMPFRGGWGANRILDSIDYELIRKNPKILVGFSDITSLLLAIYSKTGLITFHGPVGKSEWTDYTKEHFEKIVSGQRVVRIEKPDNEVCNGCDKHTVITPGRASGRILGGNLTVLTAMAGSDYLPDWEGNILFLEDVGEDIYRIDRMITQLKLNGILDQISGFIFGQCTNCEQSNSYSLTLQQVFDDHIKPLGIPAFSGAMFGHTSKMITLPVGLRSRMDAESGTIRFNEIATIP, via the coding sequence ATGGATAGAAAAGGATTTCTTAGACTCGTAGGTATAAGTAGCCTTGCCCCGGTTTTAAGTTCGGCAGGTATAATGGCACATTCATCAGTAAAGCAGGGTATAATCAAGCCAAAACGATTAGGAAAAGGGGATACTATTGGTCTGATAAGTCCTTCTAGTAGATTGCCAGAAAAGAAGCTGTACAATAAAATTGTAAAACAGATAAAAAAGTTGGGCTATAGGGTAAAAGAGGGCATGAATGCTCGTAATCAGTATGGTTACTTGGGGGGCACCGATGATGAACGCGTTGCAGACCTTAATGCAATGTTTGCCGATGATAGCATAGATGCCGTCATGCCGTTTCGTGGTGGATGGGGAGCCAATCGCATACTTGACAGTATTGACTATGAGTTAATCAGAAAGAATCCTAAAATATTGGTAGGTTTTAGTGATATTACATCACTGCTGCTAGCAATATATTCTAAAACAGGACTTATTACTTTCCACGGGCCGGTAGGAAAATCAGAATGGACAGACTATACAAAAGAGCACTTCGAAAAAATAGTTTCAGGGCAGAGAGTGGTTCGAATTGAAAAGCCAGATAATGAAGTGTGCAACGGTTGTGACAAGCATACGGTAATAACCCCCGGCCGAGCCTCTGGGCGTATCCTAGGCGGCAACCTCACTGTTTTAACGGCTATGGCAGGTTCGGACTACCTGCCGGATTGGGAAGGAAATATCTTATTCCTAGAAGATGTCGGAGAAGATATTTATCGTATAGATCGTATGATAACACAACTAAAGCTCAATGGAATATTAGACCAGATTTCTGGCTTTATTTTTGGCCAGTGTACCAACTGCGAGCAATCAAATTCATACAGCTTAACTCTGCAACAAGTGTTTGATGATCATATTAAGCCACTTGGAATTCCGGCCTTTTCTGGAGCTATGTTCGGGCACACAAGTAAAATGATTACGCTACCGGTTGGACTTAGAAGTCGAATGGATGCTGAAAGTGGTACCATTCGTTTTAATGAAATTGCTACTATACCATAA
- the fni gene encoding type 2 isopentenyl-diphosphate Delta-isomerase: protein MSIKQRKKDHVSLTTSGEVDYETETGFQQYRFIHNALPEVNVKDISTESDFLGRTFSFPLFISSMTGGYTDAGAVNAIIARFCEDYNLPFGVGSQRIMLEDKEAVSSFSVVREKAPNAFIASNIGGAQLVEGLAKDDMNLLIDSIEADAVIVHLNPLQELMQPEGDRRFKGIESGIDELCSESPVPVIVKETGAGISANVAKRLLDSGVQVIDVAGAGGTSWAKVENERATNKTPDNDFNDWGLPTLECIKQVNALRSDYKFDLIASGGIRSSHDIAKTLCLGANFSASAQPVIKAVINDGYEGLEVLYRSWRKQLITILVLLGCEHVNELNRNHIQSK, encoded by the coding sequence ATGAGCATAAAGCAGCGAAAAAAAGACCATGTTTCTTTAACAACTTCGGGAGAAGTTGACTATGAAACGGAAACAGGTTTTCAGCAGTATCGATTTATTCATAATGCCCTTCCGGAGGTTAATGTAAAAGATATTTCTACGGAATCTGACTTTTTGGGACGTACTTTTTCATTTCCTCTTTTTATCTCATCAATGACAGGTGGATACACTGACGCCGGAGCAGTAAACGCTATTATTGCTCGTTTTTGTGAAGATTACAATTTGCCCTTTGGCGTAGGGAGTCAGCGTATTATGCTTGAAGATAAAGAGGCCGTTTCTTCTTTTTCGGTAGTCCGAGAGAAAGCCCCCAATGCATTCATAGCTTCAAATATAGGTGGCGCACAGCTGGTGGAGGGACTTGCCAAAGACGATATGAATCTTTTGATAGATTCAATTGAAGCCGATGCTGTAATTGTCCATCTCAATCCATTACAAGAGCTCATGCAGCCCGAGGGCGATCGCAGGTTTAAGGGTATTGAAAGTGGAATCGACGAACTTTGCAGTGAGAGTCCAGTACCGGTAATCGTTAAAGAAACCGGGGCCGGAATCTCAGCCAATGTTGCTAAACGTTTATTGGATTCGGGTGTGCAAGTCATTGATGTTGCCGGGGCAGGAGGAACCAGTTGGGCAAAAGTTGAAAATGAAAGAGCTACTAATAAAACACCAGATAATGATTTTAACGATTGGGGGTTGCCAACACTGGAATGCATAAAGCAGGTAAATGCGCTGAGATCTGATTACAAATTTGATTTAATAGCCTCTGGGGGAATACGTTCCAGCCATGATATCGCTAAAACCCTTTGTCTTGGAGCAAATTTTTCAGCTTCCGCTCAGCCGGTAATTAAGGCGGTGATCAACGATGGTTATGAAGGCTTGGAAGTACTCTACAGAAGTTGGCGAAAGCAACTTATTACCATATTGGTACTCTTAGGCTGCGAACACGTCAATGAGCTTAATCGGAATCATATCCAATCAAAGTGA
- a CDS encoding DUF2480 family protein has product MVQETKGEIVNKVKQSEKLVTIDLQQYFDTTPRAELDLKQFLFKGMILKEEDFREQLNEFDWSQFEDQYVGIFCSTDAIISKWAYMLVGQHLAPHAKEVFEGDSDDMLYELYRRNLKQVDWSSYQDKFVILKGCSSKEKPVPESIYLHATQKLIPYVKKLMYGEACSNVPVYRA; this is encoded by the coding sequence ATGGTACAAGAAACCAAAGGTGAAATAGTAAATAAGGTTAAACAATCTGAAAAACTGGTCACTATTGACCTTCAGCAATACTTTGATACTACTCCTCGAGCAGAATTAGACCTTAAACAATTTCTTTTTAAGGGTATGATTCTGAAAGAGGAAGATTTTAGAGAACAGCTCAATGAGTTTGACTGGAGTCAATTTGAAGATCAATACGTGGGTATATTCTGTTCTACCGATGCGATCATATCTAAATGGGCGTATATGTTGGTAGGACAACACTTGGCACCACACGCTAAAGAGGTATTTGAAGGAGATTCTGATGATATGCTGTATGAACTATACCGTCGTAACCTTAAACAAGTAGACTGGAGTTCTTACCAAGATAAGTTCGTAATTTTAAAAGGCTGTTCAAGTAAAGAAAAGCCCGTTCCCGAGAGTATTTATCTGCATGCAACCCAAAAGCTCATCCCATATGTCAAAAAATTAATGTATGGAGAAGCGTGTTCTAATGTACCGGTATACAGGGCATAA
- a CDS encoding SDR family NAD(P)-dependent oxidoreductase, with product MYALVTGASRGIGKSITKSLLKEGADVIGTARSSEFPKDFQNNDRFEGLYADLSNPETLKAKLLPIFKRDTVPSILINNAGIFLESGFDSDDHSWLDAWDKTMQVNLRAPALLSKWALNRWKKDQEGGILINVSSRAAYRGDTQEYSAYAASKGGLVAFTKSVARDYGKHDVSAYSIAPGFIKTDMAMDSIEVYGEEYLTQGMAFDEITSPEEVGELVAFLASGKVPHMTGTTFHINGGSYMI from the coding sequence TTGTACGCATTAGTTACCGGAGCATCACGTGGTATTGGCAAGAGTATTACCAAATCATTATTAAAAGAGGGAGCGGATGTTATAGGTACCGCTCGCAGTTCGGAATTTCCAAAGGATTTTCAAAATAATGACCGTTTCGAAGGTCTGTATGCAGATCTTTCTAATCCTGAAACTTTAAAAGCAAAACTACTCCCCATTTTTAAACGGGATACAGTACCGAGTATCTTAATTAATAATGCGGGTATTTTTTTGGAATCCGGTTTTGATAGCGATGATCACTCTTGGCTTGATGCCTGGGACAAAACTATGCAGGTTAATCTACGAGCTCCGGCCTTGTTATCTAAATGGGCGCTTAACCGGTGGAAGAAAGACCAAGAAGGTGGTATATTGATTAATGTATCTTCGCGAGCCGCTTATAGGGGTGATACACAAGAGTATTCTGCTTACGCTGCTTCAAAAGGAGGGTTGGTTGCCTTTACAAAAAGTGTAGCGCGGGATTATGGAAAACATGATGTTTCTGCCTATTCTATTGCTCCGGGTTTTATCAAAACTGATATGGCGATGGACTCTATTGAAGTTTATGGAGAAGAGTATTTAACGCAGGGTATGGCTTTTGACGAAATAACATCTCCTGAAGAAGTAGGAGAACTTGTTGCCTTTTTGGCCTCCGGCAAAGTGCCGCATATGACCGGTACTACCTTCCATATCAATGGCGGAAGCTATATGATTTAA
- a CDS encoding HesB/IscA family protein, protein MSISITERAAERIKKIRKEQQIADDAKLRVGVVSGGCSGLTYDLEFDSTPESSTEEDQEFEEKGINLICDMRSFLYLSGTKLDYTDGLNGEGFHFHNPNANRTCSCGESFSI, encoded by the coding sequence ATGTCCATTTCTATTACTGAACGAGCAGCAGAACGCATAAAAAAAATTCGAAAAGAGCAGCAAATTGCTGATGATGCCAAACTCCGTGTAGGAGTTGTTAGCGGCGGGTGTTCAGGTCTGACATATGATCTCGAGTTCGACAGCACCCCTGAATCTTCAACTGAAGAAGACCAAGAGTTCGAAGAGAAAGGCATTAATCTTATCTGCGATATGCGCAGTTTCTTGTATTTATCAGGTACTAAACTCGATTATACGGACGGACTTAACGGCGAAGGATTTCATTTTCATAATCCGAATGCGAACCGCACATGTTCGTGCGGAGAATCATTTTCAATTTAG
- a CDS encoding NifU family protein, which yields MPKIKEIERTPNPDAMRFVLGEPLTNGVTKSFENAGDAEGNELASSLFAIDHVINVYFVDKYVTVTQDGDAVWSELLRQLAPPIREATPQTDAVEDEEVHATKEVQESDDPRLNEINKMLDEQVRPYLLADGGGLKILGLDGDRLKVHYQGACGTCPTATSGTLYAIESMVKRIDPEIQVVSV from the coding sequence ATGCCTAAGATCAAAGAAATTGAACGTACACCTAACCCCGATGCAATGCGATTTGTATTGGGCGAACCTCTCACCAACGGAGTCACTAAGTCTTTTGAGAATGCCGGTGATGCTGAAGGTAACGAGCTAGCTTCCTCATTATTTGCAATCGATCACGTTATTAACGTTTATTTTGTTGATAAGTATGTGACCGTAACGCAAGATGGAGATGCAGTTTGGTCTGAACTACTTCGACAATTAGCACCACCTATACGAGAAGCAACGCCACAGACAGATGCGGTAGAAGACGAAGAAGTTCATGCAACGAAAGAAGTTCAGGAATCTGATGATCCCCGTCTTAATGAGATCAATAAGATGCTAGATGAGCAGGTACGCCCATACTTATTGGCTGATGGTGGAGGATTAAAGATTTTGGGTCTGGATGGAGATCGTTTGAAAGTACACTATCAGGGAGCTTGTGGAACATGTCCTACGGCTACCAGTGGTACTTTATATGCAATAGAAAGCATGGTTAAGCGTATTGATCCGGAAATTCAAGTAGTCTCAGTTTAA
- a CDS encoding polyprenyl synthetase family protein has product MENTKQQQKLSKRIDARLSELALPKEPSLLYDPVRYTLSLSGKRVRPYLTLVGCGICGGEVEEALPAAVSIELLHNFTLLHDDIMDGAEKRRGKASVFKKWDANTAILSGDAMYAKAFKQLQVYGREEAYTKEDYSLILDIFLNSAEKVCEGQAYDLMFETEEDVSIEQYLEMIEGKTAALISGALAMGAAVAGATEEQIEELNYIGKKVGIAFQIQDDLLDILADPEKFGKKRGGDIVEGKKTYLSLMALQRSEGSQHRQLKKLLLAENNTQDEITDVISVFESLNVIEDTKSAMQYHYQEAIEHLQSFGNSSYKNEITDFFNRLISREY; this is encoded by the coding sequence TTGGAAAATACGAAGCAACAGCAAAAACTTTCTAAACGTATTGATGCTCGGCTTTCTGAGCTTGCACTGCCTAAAGAACCGTCGTTATTGTACGATCCAGTGCGCTATACATTATCGCTTTCGGGTAAGCGGGTTCGCCCTTATTTAACACTTGTGGGGTGTGGAATTTGTGGAGGTGAAGTTGAAGAAGCATTGCCTGCTGCCGTTTCTATAGAGCTGCTGCATAACTTTACGCTTCTTCACGATGATATCATGGACGGTGCAGAAAAACGTCGTGGTAAAGCGAGTGTTTTTAAGAAATGGGATGCTAATACCGCCATTCTTTCCGGCGATGCTATGTATGCCAAAGCCTTTAAGCAGTTGCAAGTATACGGTAGAGAAGAAGCCTATACAAAAGAAGATTATAGTCTTATTTTGGATATTTTTCTGAATAGTGCAGAAAAAGTTTGTGAGGGACAGGCTTATGATCTGATGTTTGAGACAGAAGAAGACGTTTCTATAGAACAATATCTGGAAATGATTGAAGGTAAAACAGCAGCCCTTATCAGTGGAGCTCTTGCAATGGGAGCAGCTGTAGCAGGAGCAACGGAAGAACAGATTGAAGAGCTCAACTACATCGGCAAAAAAGTTGGGATCGCCTTCCAGATTCAGGATGATTTGCTGGATATTCTGGCTGATCCTGAAAAGTTTGGTAAGAAAAGAGGCGGGGATATCGTTGAAGGTAAGAAAACGTATCTTTCTTTAATGGCTCTGCAACGCAGTGAGGGTTCCCAGCATAGGCAACTTAAAAAGTTGCTGTTGGCTGAAAATAACACGCAAGATGAAATTACTGATGTTATATCTGTTTTTGAATCGCTGAATGTTATTGAGGATACCAAAAGTGCTATGCAGTATCATTACCAAGAAGCTATAGAGCACTTACAGAGTTTTGGTAACTCCTCATACAAAAATGAAATTACTGATTTTTTTAATCGTTTGATCTCTCGGGAATATTGA